The genomic stretch TATGAGGTTTGGAATAAAAGCAAATTCTTTATACACCAATGATGTACAGACACTCTATTCACTGGTCATGAATATCCTTAATCATCGTAGAACTATTGATATGAGTATGCCTGAGTATTTAGGTCGGATTGAAGCATTACAACAAGAATACCATAATCTTATGCCAGAAGGATGTTGATGATCACATTAAACAATGTGACAAGTTTTTTATGGTACTTGCTCTGGCTGGCCTTCGTCCCGACCTTGCTCATGTTCGTGATCAAATTTCGACTAGTCCTACTGTACTCACCTTGAATGAGACTGCTAGACTGCTCAAAGTTGCATCTGCTCCTTCCGTTGAGGCTATTCGAGATTTTTCGGTTTTGGTCTCTCGAGCTGCAAAAAATGAGCTGTCTGGACATACTAGTAACAATGGTGGTCGTCGTGGTACCCGTCCGCGATGTGAGTATTGTAACAAGGTGGGACACACCAAGGGTCGCTGCTGGAAATTACATGGCAAACCTCCACGTTCTGTCAATATGGTGCAGACCACTGGTTCAGAGACTCAGGCTCATAGTAGTTTCACCCCAAGTGACTATGAAGAGTACCTCCAGTTTAAAGCCTCCCGAGATGTCACTCCCACACCTCCTCCTAATCCTGGTACCTCCTCACTTGTTTGTCTCTCTCACACTAGTACTCCTAATACTTGGATACTGGACTCAGGTGCCTTAGATCACACTTGTTTGTCTAATGTTTCTAAGTCTAAAGCTTTACCCATGATTACTTTAGCTAATGGTCATCAAACACCAGTTGTTGGTGTTGGCCAGGCTTCACCTATGCCATCTTTTCCTTTAGAGTCTGTGTTATATGTACCCAATAGTCTTTTCAACCTTA from Ipomoea triloba cultivar NCNSP0323 chromosome 12, ASM357664v1 encodes the following:
- the LOC115999155 gene encoding uncharacterized protein LOC115999155, with the protein product MVLALAGLRPDLAHVRDQISTSPTVLTLNETARLLKVASAPSVEAIRDFSVLVSRAAKNELSGHTSNNGGRRGTRPRCEYCNKVGHTKGRCWKLHGKPPRSVNMVQTTGSETQAHSSFTPSDYEEYLQFKASRDVTPTPPPNPGSQYGEGDWYRA